Genomic window (Haloarchaeobius salinus):
TGACGACGGTCGCCGCGAGCGGCGAGGTAACCCAGAGCGGAAACACGTCGTTCGAACCGGTGTTCTTCGACGACAACGCGTTCACGCCGGGCGAGAACCAGAGCGCGCTGCGCGTCGTTCACCTCTCGCCGGACGCACCGCCCGTCGACATCACGGTGGCGAACGGGAGCGTCGTGCTCGCGGAGAACGTGACCTTCCAGAACGCGTCGGACTACGTCTCGGTTCCCGCGGGGAACTACACCGCCGAGATCAGGCCGGCGACCGCTGGGAACAACGGGAGCGTCGTCACCACGGTGGACGTGTCCCTCGAGAGTGGGCAGGCGTACTCCGCGCACGCGCTCGGCTATCTGAACCCGGCGGAGGCACCGGCGGATTCGCCGTTCCAGGTCGTCCTCACCGAAGATGCATCGGTCTCCGTGCAGTTGCCATCCGATGAAGAGATGATGGACAACGGGACTGCCACCGACGACGCACCGACCACCGACGACGCACCGACCACCGACGACGCACCGACCACCGACGACGCACCGACCACCGACGAAGAAACGACCACCGACGACCCAGTGAGCGTGGTCGCCTAGAGACCCCGGCCACCGTTTTCTCGTTCGGTGCCGATACTCGTCGTGCTCTGAGTCCAACTGTCGCCACGCGTGCTCGACGACGGCGAGAGACCGATCTCCGGTAGAAACGCACGGAGCCAGGCGGTCGGCCCCGTTCGACACACCGACGGACGTGCCGTCGGACGTTACCCGCCGAGGAAGTCCTGACGGACCTGCGGGTCGTTCAGCAGGGTCGTCCCCTCGTCCTCGTAGCGGTTCTTCCCGTCCACGAGCACGTAGCCGCGGTCACAGCGCCGGAGTGCCTCCTTCGCGTTCTGCTCGACCATCAGCACTGCCGTCCCGGCGTCGTTGATGGCGTCGATGCGGTCGAACATGTCCGCGACGAGGTCCGGTGCGAGCCCGGCAGACGGCTCGTCGAGAAGCAGGAGGTCCGGGTCGAGCATGAGCGCCCGGCCCATCGCGAGCATCTGCTGCTGTCCGCCCGACAGCGTCCCGGCCTTCTGCGTCTGTCGCTCCTTCAGGATGGGGAACCGCTCCCACACCTCGTTCAGCGCCTCCTGTGGCACCTCGTCGAGGATGTACGCACCCATCTCGAGGTTCTCACGGACCGACAGCGAGCTGAACACGTTGTCGTTCTGTGGCACGTAGCCGAGGCCGAGATGGATGATGTCCTCGGGGCGCATCGCCGTGATGTCCTCGTCGTCGAAGGACACCGTTCCGCCCATGTGGGCCGTCAGGCCGAAGACGGACTTCATCACCGTCGACTTGCCGGCCCCGTTCGGGCCGACGATGGTGACGTACTCCTCGTCGTTGACGTCGAGGTCGACGTCGGTCAGGATCTGGAGGTCACCGTAGCCGGCGTCCAGGTCGCGCACCGAGAGTAGGCTATCCTCGTAGAGGTTGACGTTC
Coding sequences:
- a CDS encoding DUF4397 domain-containing protein; amino-acid sequence: MVLAVALVGSTVAYVAAVDSNQLTDEHQASQDQDTSFLRVVHASPDAPAVDVRVENQTVLSNVSFGAVSDYLNLSAGTYNVSILSNGTDTAVFEGEVTVEPRTVTTVAASGEVTQSGNTSFEPVFFDDNAFTPGENQSALRVVHLSPDAPPVDITVANGSVVLAENVTFQNASDYVSVPAGNYTAEIRPATAGNNGSVVTTVDVSLESGQAYSAHALGYLNPAEAPADSPFQVVLTEDASVSVQLPSDEEMMDNGTATDDAPTTDDAPTTDDAPTTDDAPTTDEETTTDDPVSVVA
- a CDS encoding ABC transporter ATP-binding protein — translated: MSPDDAATDGGAATSAAQNVNLYEDSLLSVRDLDAGYGDLQILTDVDLDVNDEEYVTIVGPNGAGKSTVMKSVFGLTAHMGGTVSFDDEDITAMRPEDIIHLGLGYVPQNDNVFSSLSVRENLEMGAYILDEVPQEALNEVWERFPILKERQTQKAGTLSGGQQQMLAMGRALMLDPDLLLLDEPSAGLAPDLVADMFDRIDAINDAGTAVLMVEQNAKEALRRCDRGYVLVDGKNRYEDEGTTLLNDPQVRQDFLGG